From Centropristis striata isolate RG_2023a ecotype Rhode Island chromosome 16, C.striata_1.0, whole genome shotgun sequence, a single genomic window includes:
- the htr1b gene encoding 5-hydroxytryptamine receptor 1B, whose translation MERSGQVEPTQLVNTTNDSFITEPSAVDVGAESLAYQISLAVILSVITLATTLSNAFVIATISQSKKLQTPANFLIASLAITDLLVSILVMPICVLYTVIHIWTLGQIVCDIWLSSDITCCTASILHLCVIALDRYWAITDAVEYSKKRTPGRAAGMVATAWVIAISISLPPLFWRQVKAEELTSCSVNTDHIFYTIYSTFGAFYIPTLLLIVLYGRIYVEARKRILKQSPKKVGKRLTSAHLVTNSPGSVASTSSLQCGRHDTPSSDTGSSTSENQVKVTVSDALLEKKRISAARERKATKTLGIILGAYIVCWLPFFIYTLVVATCDSCFNPELFDFFTWLGYLNSLINPIIYTMSNEDFKKAFHKLVRFRCCRS comes from the coding sequence ATGGAGCGCTCCGGTCAAGTCGAACCAACTCAGCTGGTGAACACCACAAACGACAGTTTTATCACCGAGCCGTCCGCTGTGGATGTGGGCGCAGAGAGTCTCGCCTATCAGATCAGTCTGGCGGTGATCCTCTCCGTTATCACGCTCGCCACCACTTTATCCAACGCGTTCGTCATCGCTACGATCTCCCAGTCGAAGAAGCTGCAAACTCCCGCGAACTTTCTGATCGCGTCCCTGGCCATCACCGACCTGCTGGTGTCCATCCTGGTGATGCCCATCTGCGTCCTGTACACCGTCATCCACATCTGGACGCTGGGGCAAATCGTGTGCGACATCTGGCTCTCCTCGGACATAACGTGTTGCACGGCGTCCATCCTCCACCTGTGCGTAATCGCTTTGGATAGGTACTGGGCCATCACGGACGCGGTGGAGTACTCCAAAAAGCGCACGCCGGGGCGCGCAGCCGGGATGGTGGCCACAGCCTGGGTCATCGCCATCTCCATCTCCCTGCCGCCTCTCTTCTGGAGGCAGGTGAAGGCGGAGGAGCTGACCAGCTGCAGCGTCAACACGGATCATATTTTCTACACCATCTACTCCACCTTTGGGGCTTTCTACATCCCCACCTTGCTGCTTATTGTCCTCTACGGACGGATATACGTGGAGGCGCGGAAACGGATCCTGAAGCAGTCCCCCAAGAAAGTGGGGAAGAGACTCACCTCTGCGCACCTGGTCACCAACTCTCCTGGGTCCGTGGCGTCCACGAGCTCTCTGCAGTGCGGGAGGCACGACACCCCGTCCAGCGACACCGGGTCCTCCACGAGCGAGAACCAGGTCAAAGTGACGGTGTCCGACGCGCTTTTGGAGAAAAAGCGCATTTCAGcagccagagagagaaaagcgACCAAGACTTTGGGGATAATCCTCGGCGCTTATATCGTTTGCTGGCTGCCCTTTTTCATTTACACACTGGTGGTGGCCACGTGTGACTCATGCTTCAACCCCGAGTTGTTTGACTTTTTCACCTGGTTGGGATATCTGAACTCTCTCATCAACCCCATCATTTACACCATGTCCAACGAGGACTTCAAGAAAGCTTTCCATAAACTTGTGCGCTTCAGATGCTGCAGGTCGTGA